In a single window of the Populus alba chromosome 16, ASM523922v2, whole genome shotgun sequence genome:
- the LOC118033286 gene encoding mitotic-spindle organizing protein 1A: protein MDPEAANTARDSLNLAFHMSNLLDTGLDRHTLSVLVALCDLGLNPEALAAVVKELRREPVSSSLPNSSAPVAKP, encoded by the coding sequence ATGGATCCAGAGGCTGCAAATACTGCTAGAGACTCTTTGAATTTGGCATTTCATATGTCAAACCTTCTTGATACAGGACTTGATCGACACACCCTTTCGGTTCTTGTTGCCCTTTGTGATTTGGGTTTGAACCCAGAAGCACTTGCTGCTGTTGTGAAAGAACTCCGGAGAGAACCTGTTTCATCTTCACTGCCAAATTCTAGTGCTCCGGTAGCTAAACCGTAG